One Pseudomonas sp. FP1742 genomic window carries:
- the rplQ gene encoding 50S ribosomal protein L17, protein MRHRKSGRHLSRTSSHRKAMFQNMAVSLFEHELIKTTLPKAKELRRVAEPLITLAKTDSLANRRLAFDRTRSKAIVGKLFNDLGKRYATREGGYLRILKCGFRAGDNAPMAYVELVDRAVGGEAVSAE, encoded by the coding sequence ATGCGTCATCGTAAAAGTGGTCGTCACCTGAGCCGCACCAGCTCGCACCGCAAGGCCATGTTTCAAAACATGGCGGTGTCGCTGTTCGAGCACGAGCTGATCAAAACTACACTGCCAAAAGCCAAAGAACTGCGCCGCGTTGCTGAGCCGCTGATCACTTTGGCCAAGACAGACAGCCTGGCTAACCGCCGTCTGGCTTTCGACCGTACTCGTTCGAAAGCTATCGTTGGTAAGCTCTTCAACGACCTGGGCAAGCGTTACGCTACCCGTGAGGGTGGCTACCTGCGCATCCTCAAGTGCGGTTTCCGCGCTGGCGACAACGCGCCTATGGCGTACGTCGAGTTGGTTGATCGTGCTGTCGGCGGTGAAGCTGTATCCGCTGAGTAA
- the rpsD gene encoding 30S ribosomal protein S4: MARYIGPKCKLARREGTDLFLKSGVRAIESKCNIEAAPGIHGQRRGRQSDYGTQLREKQKVRRIYGVLERQFSGYYKEAAGKKGATGENLLQLLECRLDNVVYRMGFGSTRAESRQLVSHKSISVNGQTVNVPSYQVRAGDVVAVREKAKNQLRIVQALDLCAQRGRVEWVEVDTEKKSGVFKNVPARSDLSADINESLIVELYSK, encoded by the coding sequence ATGGCTCGTTACATTGGTCCAAAATGCAAACTCGCTCGTCGCGAAGGCACCGATCTCTTTCTGAAGAGCGGCGTGCGCGCGATCGAATCGAAGTGCAACATCGAAGCAGCACCTGGTATCCACGGCCAACGCCGCGGTCGCCAGTCCGATTACGGCACCCAACTGCGTGAAAAGCAGAAGGTCCGTCGTATCTACGGCGTTCTCGAGCGTCAATTCAGCGGCTACTACAAAGAAGCTGCTGGCAAGAAAGGCGCAACTGGCGAAAACCTGTTGCAGCTGCTCGAATGCCGTCTGGACAACGTTGTATACCGTATGGGTTTTGGCTCTACTCGTGCCGAATCCCGTCAGCTGGTATCGCACAAGTCGATCAGCGTTAACGGTCAGACCGTAAACGTTCCGTCTTACCAGGTTCGTGCTGGTGACGTGGTCGCAGTTCGCGAGAAAGCAAAGAACCAACTTCGCATTGTCCAAGCTCTCGATCTGTGTGCCCAACGTGGCCGCGTAGAATGGGTAGAAGTAGACACTGAGAAGAAGTCGGGCGTTTTCAAGAACGTTCCTGCTCGCAGTGATCTGTCCGCCGACATCAACGAAAGCCTGATTGTCGAGCTCTACTCCAAGTAA
- the rpoA gene encoding DNA-directed RNA polymerase subunit alpha → MQISVNEFLTPRHIDVQVVSPTRAKITLEPLERGFGHTLGNALRRILLSSMPGCAVVEAEIDGVLHEYSAIEGVQEDVIEILLNLKGLAIKLHGRDEVTLTLSKKGSGVVTAADIQLDHDVEIVNPDHVIANLASNGALNMKLTVARGRGYEPADSRQSDEDESRSIGRLQLDSSFSPVRRIAYVVENARVEQRTNLDKLVIDLETNGTLDPEEAIRRAATILQQQLAAFVDLKGDSEPVVVEQEDEIDPILLRPVDDLELTVRSANCLKAENIYYIGDLIQRTEVELLKTPNLGKKSLTEIKDVLASRGLSLGMRLDNWPPASLKKDDKATA, encoded by the coding sequence ATGCAGATTTCGGTAAATGAGTTCCTGACACCCCGCCATATTGATGTGCAGGTTGTCAGTCCAACCCGCGCCAAGATCACTCTCGAGCCTCTCGAGCGTGGTTTCGGCCACACCCTGGGCAACGCGCTGCGCCGCATCCTGTTGTCCTCAATGCCCGGCTGTGCAGTAGTCGAGGCCGAGATTGACGGTGTGCTCCACGAGTACAGCGCCATCGAAGGTGTACAGGAAGATGTAATTGAAATCCTGTTGAACCTTAAAGGTCTGGCTATCAAGCTGCACGGTCGAGACGAAGTTACGCTGACCTTGTCGAAGAAGGGTTCGGGGGTGGTTACCGCTGCCGATATTCAGCTGGATCATGATGTCGAGATCGTTAACCCCGATCACGTAATCGCTAACCTGGCGTCTAACGGCGCCCTGAACATGAAGCTCACCGTAGCTCGTGGTCGTGGTTATGAACCGGCAGACTCGCGTCAGAGCGATGAAGACGAAAGCCGCAGCATCGGTCGCTTGCAGCTTGACTCTTCGTTCAGCCCAGTTCGCCGTATCGCATACGTGGTGGAAAACGCCCGTGTCGAACAGCGTACTAACCTGGACAAGCTGGTTATTGATCTGGAAACCAACGGTACCCTGGATCCTGAAGAGGCTATCCGCCGTGCTGCAACCATCCTGCAACAGCAGTTGGCTGCGTTCGTCGACCTCAAAGGGGATAGTGAGCCAGTGGTTGTCGAGCAGGAAGACGAGATCGATCCGATCCTGCTTCGCCCGGTTGACGATCTGGAACTGACTGTACGTTCGGCTAACTGCCTTAAGGCGGAAAACATCTACTACATCGGCGACCTGATTCAGCGTACCGAAGTAGAGCTGTTGAAGACTCCGAACCTTGGCAAGAAATCCTTGACTGAAATCAAGGACGTTCTGGCCTCCCGCGGTCTGTCCCTCGGCATGCGCCTCGACAACTGGCCGCCTGCAAGTCTTAAGAAGGACGACAAGGCGACTGCCTGA